The sequence atacacagtacagtccaaaagtttggaaccactaagatttttaatgtttttaaaagaaatttcgtctgctcaccaaggctacatttatttaattaaaaatacagtaaaaaacagtaatattgtgaaatattattacaatttaaaataactgtgtactatttaaatatatttgacaaagtaatttattcctgtgatgcaaagctgaattttcagcatcgttactccagtcttcagtgtcacatgatccttcagaaatcattctaatatgctgatttgctgctcaataaacatttatgattattttcaatgttgaaaacagttgtgtactttttttttcaggattccttgatgaatagaaagttcaaaagaacagcatttatctgaaatacaaagcttctgtagcattatacactaccgttcaaaagtttggggtcagtaagaatttttatttttatttttttgaaaagaaattaaagaaatgaatacttttattcagcaaggatgcattaaatcaatcaaaagtggcagtaaagacatttataatgttacaaaagattagatttcagataaacactgttcttttgaactttctattcatcaaataatcctgaaaaaaaatattgtacacaaatattttgtacaattgtacacattaaatgtttcttgagcagcagatcagcatattagaatgatttctgaaggatcatgtgacactgaagactggagtaacgatgctgaaaattcagctttgccatcacaggaataaattactttgtgaaatatattcaaatagaaaacagttattttaaattgtaataatatttcacaatattactgttttttttactgtatttttaattaaataaatgtagccttggtgagcagacgaaacttcttttaaaaacattaaaaatcttagtggttccaaacttttggactgtactatatatatatatatatatatatatatatatatatatatatatatatacacatttcatACTTAATTTTAGACTCAAGAACTTTATTTGTTCACATTTTTAATTAGTAAAACAGTTTCAATTCTTGAGTTCATTCATGCCAATCTCGTACActtgttttaaaacatttgtcactatttaattttaatacaagGATTATTTGTTAAAAATAGTTACTATATTTCTATGCACCTATGTGTTAATAACAGTAGCGTGTGaacgggacttttattttggtctggGTATGTGACGTCGTAAAGCTGCGCCGCGTTCCTGCTTCCTGTGGTGATTCGCCTGAAGGTTTGTTTTAAGGATTTAAGCAGTTTAAGTAGATAGAAGCAGTTCAGTGTTTTTTAGTCTTACAAGTGATGTGAAATTAGTTTATTTACCATTGAATGTAGCGTTATAATGCTTTATCCAAGTTAATTAAGGACATGTTGTGTGAGTAAAACGGATCCACACACGAGTAACATGAAATGTGTATCTCATTTCGCGCCCTTTATCGTGAATAATTTTATCATAAACACGAATTCAGTCACTGACAAGAAGTGATGGAGAAAGTGTACACTGCTGAAAACAGTGCAAATGCAACGAGACCTTTACAACCAAACTGCCAACGTTTTAATGAAACCCTAATCATTTAATATTACTCATTATAAAACAAATGTAGATCATGAATGCCTAAATATTAAGTTTCTGTAAAGTTTGTGTTCTCATTGATTTGCAGTGTTGGTTATGTATTTGATTTTTGCCATCTGATCAGGTTATGTAAGTCTATTGAAACTCACTCTGACAGACCAGTactacttgggtaaagttggttttatattcgcacattcggacatccgtattcaatagccttgttaatcacactacattggacattcagtggacattcacaagtaaatatgccattaaaacaatacttgcctattttgatcgaactgtgaaaaatgttgtaagttgacaattgttggttgtcaatatcatgtcgctgcttaaaattcgcaaacattaatttattgcacatttattggaaagtctgaatttatcagaagtccgaatgtgcgaatataaaaccaactttaccgaagtacCAGTGCTGAACTACTGAActagagctgattgagatgcatcCAGAAAATtagtttggatttatttttctctctgttAATTATTATCTCTTCTTAAACAGAACAGAGTGTTCAAATACAGGAAAAATTCCTGGCTAAGCGACTGAGATCCACATGACAacactattataaagatggcatttattaaagaggagtTTGAAGACATAAAGATgacgtttattaaagaggagagtgaagacttaaagattgaagaaacattcaaagtgaaacaagaagatactgaggaacaaacaggttggtttcattctcaaactgaactcagtcatttgatccTTAAAATGTCCATCTGATAATAATCATGTTTCTTTCAGGAACCCAAGAACACTGACAGATACAAACATACAATCAGGATACAACAACATGAACAGGCAAACAGATCATGTAGATACATAGAAGACAATACCAAAGCAAGCATGTACCTCAAATTCAAAAGATACAATCAGTTAACAgaacataatgtaaataaatgagtTTTGAGATTGGTTTTAAAGGTCTGGAGTGAGGAGACCGCGTGGAGACATTGTGGGAGTTAGGCTTAGGAGCTGAAATGCTGAATGTCCTACCACCAACAGTAGATGGTTTGAGCTTAGGTACTGCAAGCAAGTTCTCTGAACATAATCTCAAAATTAGCGGACATAAGTGTGTATTTATTCTGCGAGGtaaaaaagtgcaaaatcttGACAAGTATTTAAAACTGAATGCAGTTGGTAACAGGGCGCCAattaggcatgtgacggtatcaaattttcatgttgcgatctgttgctgaagcttttatcacggtatacaGTATTATCACGTTATTGAAAATAAGTTGGAGgaaaaagtgttgtcatagtataacaggtttaagaactctttttgttaataaaaaaaaaactatgaatgtttaaatacaataatacagtacacaaaaaaatattttcaaacagattaaagtgcagAAGAATTATACTGtaaagaacaacaggtaacactttacaataaggtctcattatttaacgcattaactaagattgagcatttacattttacatttattcatttggcagacgctttatccaaagcgacttacaagtgaaggaatacaacaagcgagttgTCATGACGAAGGCAAatagacacaagaagtgctcacaatacaCGTTTTGGGCAGTGCTCAGAGtataagctacaatagagagggattagaggaagtgaaaggataggaataagaagtttttttttttttttttttttttttaagatgaggttaagtgttCACGAAAGAGAagagttttcagctgtcttttgaatgttGCCAGGTATTCAgcattccggatgaaggcaggaagatcattccaccagcaaggaacagtgaacgagaATGCCCTGGAGAAGTGAtttcgtgcctctctgtgatggtaccacaagccttcgctcctttactgagcgcaggtttctggtaggagtgtagactcgtaagagtgagtggaagtaggagggtgctgagcctgtggtagatctgtaagcaagcatcaacgccttgaatttgatgcgagcagcaagtggtagccagtgaagagagataaagagaagcgtgacgtgggctcttttgggctcgttgaagacgagacATGCTCcagcgttctgaatcatttgtagaggcttgattgtgcatgatggcagtccaaccagaagagcattgcagtaatcaagcctagaaatgaccagggcctggaccagaagttgagttgcatgttctgttagaaagggcttgattttcctgatgttgtatagtgcatgaccgagctgtctttgcaaagtggtctttgaaggtcagttggtcatcaaggattactcctaagatttctggccgaatttgatggggtaattgaggatgtgTCATGCTGGATGCTGAAATAGCTACATATGTTacagaaagtattatttttttgttaacgttagttaagaAGTACAACTGATTATTGTTAGTTCTATCTCAGGTCCATTCAaaagttcttttgattttagtaaagttattaaacagtaactacgaaattaacattaattaagaATAATGAATGctttatatgtatttttcattgtcactCTGGTAATAATGAACGGTTAACTAATAAAGCCATATGTTCTCAGTTTTactgaaaaataacaaataatcagaacatttctaatcattagggcatgttgtagtccagattaaaatataaaaatgtttaagtttgaaaataagtAGCCTATTAattatttggtgctgtgatgaacaacattgagattacaaaaaaaataatggctgtttgaagcattttaaaaacttcattagcacagctgctttgtttgtggggtttccggggtaaccgctgcatttctgctgttccatcagtgCCCTCTgatgtcagagagtgaacgtgcactttcattTAGCGCGTCTTCTTCACTCGTTCCaccatgtgcttctcatgcacgttgggcttgtttacatctgagcgtGTGTTCTTTTGATgcagaatacagcggtgttgtgcaaTTTATATGGTTGATGtggaaagtattcttaaatttattaccaattataatttttttataatatattattatttatagtattttgaaatgcccacgataacaatatcgtgcatattcattatagCGATATATCGCAATACCGAATGTCGGCACAAGTCTAGAGCCAATGCAGTTGCTGTAGGATgggagtgatttttttttttttttttttggttaaatgtaAGGGCACGAGCAGCTAAGTTTAGAATTAGTTGCAGGCAGTTAGTGGATTTAGTGGGTAAGTCGTAAAAGAGTTACAATAGGCCAGAACTGATGTTATTAAAGCAggaaatcaactagctagtcgcgactgtttcccgaaactaTTATCATTCAGCTACGTTGGTGAATGATGTCATGCAGGTGGtagagtaataacttctttaaatctgtttgagatcaaattaatgctagatttttgctataaattacggaCATTGCATCTGAGGAATAATTatcatttttctcagttattttgctttatttccagattcaatcaaaGGCTCTGGCGTCATGGTCTAAATTTCCAAAGTTATGCTGATGATATACAAATTTATCTTTCTGCTCAGCCCAATTCTGTTTtccctttaagtacattatagaaatgtacttttttttccaccTGGGTTATCATGGTAATTTCAGTTAGGACCTCATTTAGGACAAACGTTATTACAGAATGTCATTTCTTAAGTGCATAATCTTTTCTTAACCATGGATAGGATACGGGTATTACAGAAGCACCCTAACTCGACAAAAAATCTTAAAAGCTGTAGGACAACCACACTAGTGTCCTAACTTCAAACCTGTAAAAATCACAGTACAAACGCCTTTTCGTGAAGCcgttacatttattaattatacaaGACAAAGAGCAGTGACATTTACTGGAGGAGAGACTTTTGAAAGACCCAGAGGTGTGCTGCAATTTAAAGGTCCTCcaagcgatgtcacgcgtttttaggccaaaacattttttgtcacatacagctaACGTCaactcactatccgctagctgcctgtcccctgaacacactgtaaaaaaatgtctttacagaactgttatcatCAACTTCctcagagtttgactgttttgctattactggggacattaacatccacatagaaaatgccgaatccaatatggcaaaagaaatcctaacagttttgaatacttttgatctgactcagcatgtacatggacccACACTCAATCGTGGACATAaactagatttaattattagtaagagtctaaacatttcatccattgtcattaaggatgtagcaCTATCTgataatttctgtattttctttgatatattgatcactccgactgttgaagctagatctatctcggtcaaaaagcgatgcttaaatgagaatactagtgtactgtttatgaaggctatctttaacaccaagcatatctgcagactcggttgattttctccttgattcttttaactcaaaagttcagaatgttattgataacgttgctcctgtgaaagtcaggaagaagaATGGCAAGACAaaaagcaccgtggagaaactcaacagcagtgcaaaatatgcagacaatgcagaaaagctgagcgcatgtggcgaaagacaaaacttgaaatccactataacatctataaaAATAACCTTCATGTTTTCAATTTGGaactaggcaaagctagacagaccttcttctcaaatattataaacagaaacttaaacaacccccccaagtcagattcccagtgaaatgctctcagacagcaaatgctgtgagtttgcttccttcttctctgagaaaattaataatatcagaaaggcgatcagcacatccttgattgagctgcactggggtaaaacagatcagatcacaacctcagaaagtaactattatgtctgttttcgaagcaattgatggtaaagttttggaagaaacagtacagcaccttaaaacatcaacctgcgcccttgacacacttcccacatcttttttcaaaagcgtgtttaactgtttagaagcagatctcctagaagtggtataatgcctcacttctctctgggacttttccaaaatccctgaaaactgcagttgttaagcccctcaTGAAAAaaagcaatctggataacaccatattgagcaactacagaccaatctcaaatgttcctttcataggcaaggtcattgaaaaagttgttttcaatcagctgaacaagttcttaagcttgaatggatatttgacaactttcaatctggtttctgaccacatcacagcacagagacagcgctcataaagataataaatgatatttgcctaaacacagattcaggtaaattatcagtgctggttctactcgacctcagtgctgcgtttgacactgtcgatcagaacatacttcttgacaggctggaaaactgggttgggctttctgggatggtccttaaatggttctggtcatacttagaagggagaggttattatgtgagtatcggtgaccataagtctgagtggtcatccatgacatgcggagtccctcaaggttcaatacttgcacccctcctgttcaacctatatatgctgccactgtgccaaataatgagaaagaaccaaattgcatatcacagctatgcagatgacacccatgctgcggctggcgtaacgtctaaaagcagactctccttgatTTTAGTGAACCTatggtatttctaaatgacttcatcctgatgatctgagtgatctgttaggtttatattctatgagcatatctgcaaagtattgaggtcctaggccattgagtgatttatagacaagtaacagtactttaaaatcaattctaaatgcaactggaagccagtgcaaggacctgaggactggtgtgatgtgttcatgttttcgggttctgctcagaatcctggcagcagcgttctgtacgagctgcagctgtcttatggtctttttgggaagaccagtgaggagcccattacaataatccacccggctggtgatgaaagcatgaacaagtttctctaagtcttgactggagacaaagcatctaattcttgcaatatttttgagatgataatatgctgatttagttattgtctttacatggctactgaaactcaggtctgactccaaaatcacaccaagattcctgacttgatttttagttgtttgacccctagagtgaaggtacatgttcactttgagaacttcacctttgtttccaaacgcaatgatttcagttttgtctttgtttaactgaagtaagtttaggcacatccaatttttaatttcatcaatgcattggcacaaggagtcaatggggctgtagtcgttaggtgatagggctaggtaaatctgggtgtcatctgcatagctgtgatacgcaatttggttctttctcattatttggctcagtggcagcatatataggttgaacaggaggggtgcaagaaTTGAACcatgagggactccgcatgtcatggatgtccactcagacttctGGTCACCGATacttcacataataacctctcccttctaagtatgacctggaccatttaaggaccatcccagaaagcccaacccagttttccagcctgtcaagaagaatgttgtgatcgacagtgtcaaacgcagcactgaggtcgagtagaaccagcactgataatttacctgtatctgtgttaaggcgaatatcatttattatctttatgagtgctgtctctatgctgtgatgcggtcggaaaccagattgataCCAGGCTGCTGATAGTCTCCAGGCCCAGTATTTGTATGAATATCCTCACACATCAAAGGTATGATGTAGAGTAAATCTACAAATCTCTTCTATCAGGGATTCATTATGTCTACAATTACGATCCATTACGAACACATCTTTTTgaccttaaaggtgcagtaagcaatttctgagaaacactgttgatatttgacaTGAACCCCAAAAAACACACCCCTACCTTCAATACTCCACCCCCAAACAtgcaatgcaagagtggatgtctctATCATAGCTTAagcaaagcaaaataatgcttcgccaaaaataaaattgaagaTGACAAACGAACATTGAcaagaaagaacaaaaaaaaaacatacagtacacaagagtatatACAAGCTAGAGTTGGTTGTTAGTTCTTTTTCCAGTGATAAAGAGCTCTTCTgagcttttttcttttgtaatgtctctcagccatctctctttctacagtctttcatCAAATCTtcctcttgctcactctctcgtCCTCCATCAttagtggacacaccccctactgctgaatTGTTACAAGTTTGTTGTGCTATTTAGTCCAATCTACTTTCAGCAGCACTtttcagaaatcgcttactgcaccttcatttatttttatttttttttttttttttttacataaactgtagctttcctgtagctcagtggttagagcatgacactagcaatgccaaggtcaggggttcgatcccagggattgcacacactcagatacaaatgtatttggataaaagcgtctgccaaaatgcataaatgtaaatgtaagagAGATTGTTCTGTACTTTTCAACTGCTGAAGGACTGAGGATTGTCCTGCTTAAATGTGGTGGGAAATTTGCCAGTAGTACAGTGGTGTGATGATGAGTCAGAGCAGGTAGCAATGTTGGTGAGATCTTCTGTGGAAGGTGGGATGGGATTGGAACTAAGGGACATGTATTATGGCTGCAACCTAATGGGTCAAATGTTGGACAAATATGCTCAGGTATTTCGAAAGATGTTGTTATGGACAGGACATTGATATGGGGCCCTATGCACTCTGTCCCCTTTTCCCCTGGTGCAAAGCCTCTGGGTATAGGAACTacttgttggttttgatgtctTGCATgtctaaatgttttgtgtgttGCTTTGAACCTTTAATCTGGAATTAATTTACATTTGTCTGTTTTTGCCTTAGACCTGATGAAGCTGAAAAAGGAGAGTGAAGTACTGAATGAAATGGAAGAGATTGATCAATATAAGAATCATCATGATTTCATAACCGAGGAAGAAACTTTTATTTGCTCCCAGATTGAAAAGACTTCATCACAAAAAAGTGCTCAAAAGATGGGAAGTAGAAGttatttcacctgccaacagtgtggaaaatgtTTCTCTCATAAAGTAAGCCTTAACAgacacatgagagttcacactggagagaagccttacacctgcccaCAGAGTGAAACGAGTTTCGATCAACATGAAAagcttaaagtccacatgaaaattcacacaGAGAAGCGTCgtacctgccaacagtgtggaaaaactTTTGCTCAAAGAGTAAGCCTTAACAgacacatgagagttcacactggagagaggccttacacctgccaacagtgtggaaagagtttcactcaaaTTGGAAACCTTAGAGTCCATCTtaaagttcacactggagagaaaccttacagctgccaacagtgtggaaaaagtttcaaccgaaaaggaaaccttaatgaCCATCTGAGAATTCACTCTGAAGAAAGCCTTTTCAGCTGCCAAGAATGTGGAATAAGTTTCACTCAAAAAGAAAGCTTTAACAGACACATTAGAATCCACACtagagagaagccttacacctgcaaacagtgtggaaagagttttgatCAACATGAAAACTTTaaaatccacatgagaattcacactaaAAAGAAACCATACACATgtactcagtgtggaaagagtttcactcaaaaaggaCACTTAAAataccacatgagaattcacactggggAGCAACCCTACACAtgtcctcagtgtggaaagggtTTCAATCAAAAACGACACTTTGTGGACCACataagagttcacactggagagaagcctttcacctgccaacaatgtgggaAAAGTTTCAACCGAAAAGGAATCCTTAACAgacacatgagagttcacactagAGAGAAGCCATTTACATGTGGTCACTGTGGGAAAAGTTTTGGGTATAAAATAACCCTTAAGTACCACATGAGTATTCACGTATGAGAGAACAGTTTGTATATTCCATCAGTGTGGAATGAGTTTTACTGTTCTGCAACTAAattaattgggcccaattataattcacccaaaaatctttactcacccttgtgttgctccaaacctgtacaagtttcttctgttgaacacaaaagcaactgtttggttatcaacattctttaaatattctaaaatatcttctgtgttcaacagaagaaagaaaaccttacaggtttggaacagcttGAGGGCAagtgatttttgggtgaatatccctttaaaaggaGAAGAGTAAAGATGCCAGAATCAAGAATTATGTTCACTTCATATTATTGATTAGTCTAATGAACAATTAACTAGTTTCTCAAAAGAGGTCTA is a genomic window of Megalobrama amblycephala isolate DHTTF-2021 unplaced genomic scaffold, ASM1881202v1 scaffold379, whole genome shotgun sequence containing:
- the LOC125261240 gene encoding gastrula zinc finger protein XlCGF57.1-like isoform X1, with protein sequence MAFIKEEFEDIKMTFIKEESEDLKIEETFKVKQEDTEEQTDLMKLKKESEVLNEMEEIDQYKNHHDFITEEETFICSQIEKTSSQKSAQKMGSRSYFTCQQCGKCFSHKVSLNRHMRVHTGEKPYTCPQSETSFDQHEKLKVHMKIHTEKRRTCQQCGKTFAQRVSLNRHMRVHTGERPYTCQQCGKSFTQIGNLRVHLKVHTGEKPYSCQQCGKSFNRKGNLNDHLRIHSEESLFSCQECGISFTQKESFNRHIRIHTREKPYTCKQCGKSFDQHENFKIHMRIHTKKKPYTCTQCGKSFTQKGHLKYHMRIHTGEQPYTCPQCGKGFNQKRHFVDHIRVHTGEKPFTCQQCGKSFNRKGILNRHMRVHTREKPFTCGHCGKSFGYKITLKYHMSIHV
- the LOC125261240 gene encoding gastrula zinc finger protein XlCGF8.2DB-like isoform X2 encodes the protein MLNVLPPTVDGLSLDLMKLKKESEVLNEMEEIDQYKNHHDFITEEETFICSQIEKTSSQKSAQKMGSRSYFTCQQCGKCFSHKVSLNRHMRVHTGEKPYTCPQSETSFDQHEKLKVHMKIHTEKRRTCQQCGKTFAQRVSLNRHMRVHTGERPYTCQQCGKSFTQIGNLRVHLKVHTGEKPYSCQQCGKSFNRKGNLNDHLRIHSEESLFSCQECGISFTQKESFNRHIRIHTREKPYTCKQCGKSFDQHENFKIHMRIHTKKKPYTCTQCGKSFTQKGHLKYHMRIHTGEQPYTCPQCGKGFNQKRHFVDHIRVHTGEKPFTCQQCGKSFNRKGILNRHMRVHTREKPFTCGHCGKSFGYKITLKYHMSIHV
- the LOC125261240 gene encoding gastrula zinc finger protein XlCGF8.2DB-like isoform X3, translating into MKLKKESEVLNEMEEIDQYKNHHDFITEEETFICSQIEKTSSQKSAQKMGSRSYFTCQQCGKCFSHKVSLNRHMRVHTGEKPYTCPQSETSFDQHEKLKVHMKIHTEKRRTCQQCGKTFAQRVSLNRHMRVHTGERPYTCQQCGKSFTQIGNLRVHLKVHTGEKPYSCQQCGKSFNRKGNLNDHLRIHSEESLFSCQECGISFTQKESFNRHIRIHTREKPYTCKQCGKSFDQHENFKIHMRIHTKKKPYTCTQCGKSFTQKGHLKYHMRIHTGEQPYTCPQCGKGFNQKRHFVDHIRVHTGEKPFTCQQCGKSFNRKGILNRHMRVHTREKPFTCGHCGKSFGYKITLKYHMSIHV